The nucleotide window GGTTGTGATCATGGGGGTAGGTCTTCCTATAAACAGGGGGAAGACAATCCTCAAGGAGCCAACGTTGTCTGGGATTTCTCGTAAGTTTTGATCTTACTATCTGCCTCTGAGGATAATTGCTAATCTCTTAATAGTGCGGATCCCGGTTCGGGCCAGTGTGCTTAactttgagatgatgttgtttgTAAGCGCTGTTCGGCTCTGAGGGGGTATggtcaagatgttgaaggctgTAGATGTCTTCTATAAATGAGCTTATAAAAGATCCGGACGTACTCCTCCTTCTCTAAGATTTTGATGCTTGGTCACTATGCACAAAATTATATCTTCTATGTACTATCTATCTAGTTAGAGTGGAAAGGCTCAATATGGCTTTTACTCTTCTGTGTGGTTTTATCAATTATAGAACTTGTCTCTTTGCCCTGAAGCCAGTTATAGGTAGATTCAGCCGGAGTGAAAGGCTTACCTCTTGTTTTGCGGGAAATGGCCACCAGGTATTGGACTCACCACGTGCATTGTGTTAGATTAGACCTGAATATTTACTTCCTAGTCTTGAATGACTCCTTCTAAGGGACACAGATAAATGTctctattttaatttacctCAACGGAGTAGGTGACGACCTACGCGAATAGTACCGCGCCCAGGCCGATTTTCTCTGAACATGTTTGAGTCTTTCGGACCCCAATTATTGTCCTAGTCCACTCGTTGCTGAGCTTCGGCTCGGACTGGAGCAGATCCGCAATCGATTCTGAATTGTACTGTTCTATATTGGTCACGAGTACAGTGCTTTGCGTCCTTCCGAGAGTTGGCTGCGCCTCGTGGATCCACAGGGCGCAGCGAATGGTCTTGGGGGTCAAAATGGtagataaggtaggtaagtcaGTCAAATGATAATCTGCAAGTCATCTCTATTCCCTCACCTGCATTGCATAGAAGCGTTTTGAGCTCATATATCTTCAAAAATGCCGCACCACCACCATACGGACAATACAACGTTCGCCAGGCCACCATTACCTGAAACAGAGTCCCTCCTCCCGCCTTCTACAACCTTTGAAAATGATACCAGAATTGACGTTACAACGACAGAGCGTATAATCTCAATGGTAATATTTTCTGCAGCTGTGATTTTCGGTGTTTGGACAatctggagctggagccaaGAGCCGTGGCGACCGCCCTATCCTGGCTCATAAATCTGCGTTCCATCCATTATACGAACACTGCTATGAGCCACGCATAGGTCATGCTGCAAAGCCAGAGATGTAATGCGGGATTGAGTGGAGGACGGGAAGGATGCTACAATCTTGTAGTAGCCCACGTGATCGATCCAGGGCTGGTTCAGAAGACAACGTCTGCGCCAGACTATCGGACATATATCGGGGCGGGGAAGCAATGCCAGTGCGATTATGATATgcatctctttctctcctctcaatGCAACTGTCTCTGGCTCCTCTATCTTTCCGGCATCTCAACACCTTGAGATGTCGTCCTCCTCGCCATGGTATCTAGCTTAGAATATTGCTGAGCGACCTTTGGCCAAAAATAGAGCCGCTCGGACCGCGCAGTCTGATCTCCCAAATCGGCATCTCAAGAGAATAGTAAATTTCCTCACGTTTATCCTTGGCTTTCCGGTCTCCACGGCTTAACCTTTGGTCGGGCAATTGGCCAGCCAAGTCTCAGAACCGCTTGAGGTAATTATCGACACCTTTGCGACCAAACTTCAGTCCATGACTGAACATAGCTCGAGAGCTACCTGGCTATGGTATAATTGATTCGGTTTAGCTCTTTGGACCTTTAGATCTCAAAGTCGCCATTCCATTGACACGTAATCTGCTCAATCGTCAGGCCATGGTCACAGGAGCGAGGTTGCAGCCATTATTCACGGCAAGCATTTTAACTCATGATCTGCAAGCAAAACTTCCGATGATGCCAAAATTGCAGGGTTATAGCTCAAGGGTTCGTCGGAAAGTCAAAGCTCGAGTGGTGCTTTGATAACTGCCGACTTACAGTCGTATTTGCATGATCTTAATTAACGCATTAAACTCAATTTCCCCTGCTGATCTGCTCAATTCAGGCGCAATTGCAACAATGCTACATGATGATAAACATGCGGTAATTATATCTGCAACGCACCAAAAAAGTAACTTTGAGCATCGGCACGTACAAATGAATTTCTCTTGGGGTTAAAATGCGGTGCTGTCCGGTCTGTTGTTTCTGAGCATGTGGCATTCACTCATTCGAGCCATGATGTTGTTCTCACTCGTTCTTTGCACTTTTGTGCTATCAGCACTCGCTTCGCCTTCTACACCTCTCTCTGAGCAGAAACTCGGGGGATTGCGGTATCCCAAACAGCGCGGCAAGCACTATGACTACACCGGTTTTGAGCCCAGCCAGAAGAAGCGCGCGGATGATATCATTGATATGTTTCGCTTCGCGTGGAATGGATACTATGAGCATGCGTTCCCTCACGATTCTTTGAGGCCAAAGTACGGCAACTACTCGGATGATCGTAATGGATGGGGCGTCACTGCTGTCGATGGTCTTGATACTGCGATTTTGATGGAGCAGACGGATATTGTGGAGATCATTCTGGACTTTATCCCGACGATCAACTTTACCAAGACGAACACGCCTCAGCCTACGTCTGTTAGTTTGTTTGAGACCAATATTCGATATCTGGGTGGATTGTTGAGTGCCtatgatcttctcaaaggaCCGTTCAAGcatctcaaagtcaacaaggATAATGTCGATGCGCTGCTCAAGCAAGCGACTACACTAGCCGACACACTGAAGTTTGCTTTCGATACACCTTCTGGAATCCCGTTTGGGTCACTTTGGATCGAGAACCAGACATCTACCGATGAGAATAGCCTTGAAGATGGAACTGCCTACACAGGATTGGCTGCTATGGGcactcttgttcttgaatgGCAGCACCTTTCTGATCTCACTGGTGATCCCCAATATGGCAAGCTGGCCAATCGCGCTGAGTCGTATTGGTTCTCTCCGTCTTCTGAGGTCTGGCCTGGTCTGACTGGAGGCCgcttcagcctcaagacGGGTGAAATTCTTGATGAGTATGGTGGATGGACGTCGGGTAATGACTCAGCCTATGAGTACCTCATCAAGATGTATGTCTATGACCCAGACAGGTTCAGCCATTACGGTGAGCGTTTCACTCTGGCGGCCGACTCTACCATCAagcatctcatctctcatccatcatcgCGACCCGACTTGACCATGGCAGCCGCATTCACTGGAACACAACAAGTCAATTACACCGAATTCCTCGCATGTTTCATCGGCGGCTCATTCATTCTCGGAAGCTCAGCCCTAGACCGCCCAGACTGGCTCGACTACGGCCTCTCCTTCAGCGAGTACTGCGCCAACGGCTACCGCTACACGGCATCCGGCATCGGCCCAACCCTCTACAGCTGGGACCTCAACGAGCTCGCGCAGCCCGAGAACAAGAACCAGACGCTCTTCTACGAGCGcgctggcttcttcatcCAGGAGGGAGCCTTCGCGGGCGGCCAGGCACCCGAGGCCGTGGAGAGCTGGTACTACGCGTACCAGAAGACGCACGACCAGTACTGGCGCGACGTGGCGTGGGCGTACACCCTAGCGCAGAACAGGACGATGCGCGTTGGCGGGGGGTTCGCTAGCATCAACAACGTGCTCTCTCCGTCTGGCGACGGAGTGCGCGGCGGCATCATGGCTAGCTTCATGCTCGCCGAGACGCTCAAGTACATGTGGCTGATCCAGACGGAGAACAAGGGCGAATGGGACGTGCTGGAGGGAGGGGAGAATCTGTTTGTTTACAACACCGAGGCTCACCCGCTGCGAGTCGCTGCGAAGAAGCCTGtttaattattaaccttGTTTTTAGAGATTCAGCCTAGCATTGAGCGTGGCGCACTTTGGCGTCTCACTGCCCCCGCCGGTAGATTCAATCTCCTCTCCGAGGGAGGCGGAGGCGAGCTTAAAACATTGTTTTGTGTCAATATAAATGTCTAATTGCGGGCTTTGCCAATATCAGCTGAATCAACCTCTTTTTGGTGACATTTTGGGTCATTATGTGTCAGAAGACGGTGAGGTGGCTTTCCTGTTTCGCTTAAAAACACCCAATATTGTCTGGCTGGCGCTGCCAAGAGCCCCATAAGGCTGATGTGCCTCAAGCATATTGGGCGATGGGAATGTGCATTTTCAGCTTTGGCTACTAGCGCATAAACAAGCTCAAACGAGAGCCTCTACTGCCGGGTCTAGATTCTGGGAGGGGAAGAGGGAGCTTACCGAGCTGAAAGGATGCAGGTATATAAGGCGATGGCCAAATCTTGTGTTACTGTATCAGCAGAATAGAGCATCACAAGAGATCTCCGCCATTGCCCTCCGTGCTCTATTTACTTTCTTCCTTGTAATTGCATCAGACTCTGCACCGTCACTATGCGCCTGCTCAGAGGCCTCGTACTAGGTCTGCTCCTCGAGAGAGGCCTCAGTCAGACAGAACCTCAGCCCGAAGGTGACAGTATCACTACTGTTGCCGACCCTGCGGAGACAGATCCCGCAGATGTGCCTGCTCCTGACCCTAGTAACCCATCTGATGGCGGTGCGCTTGATTGAAGCATTAATTTAACTCCCACTGACGACAACCAGACACTCCCTCAGATACCCCAGACCCAGTGGATGATGGACCAACAGTCATAGTAGATGACCCTCAGCCCACTGACGGCGACGGATCCGATGCCAGAATCCCCGCTCCAGATCCCACCGATGTCGATGACCCCTCAGCCAATCCTGATGATCCCGTCGAGACAAATACAGACGATGAACAGCTAGCTCCCACCGACCAGCCTGCCCCAACCGACACTGAACCCGCGCCTGCCCCAACAGACGTGGACGCTACTCAGACCGATGAGGAAACTCCCCAAGAGACAGATACCAATGGTGAGGAAGCTACTGGTGAGACCGATGCGGCACCCGTCGTTCCAACAGAAGCCTTGAGCTCCGCGGCCGAAGAGACACCAGAGGCAACCCCTCTGGCATCCAACACCGCAGACGACCAAGTTCCACAGACGACCGAAGAGCCATCGGCTGAAGAGACCGAAGAACCAACCGCTGACTCTGAACCAGAAGAGTCAACCCAGCAGGAGTCCAGAAACCTTGTGGCACCGACAAAGACTGAGAATAGCGATGCGAAGACGACTGATGACGACGGTAATTATTACTATGCTCCTAGTGCGACTGAGGGGGGTGAAGCAGAGGAGACGGGCGATAGTGAACAGACCGCTGATGGAACAACCCGCAAAGCTGCAGCTACAGGTAGTGGAGGCAAGGAGAAGACTACCCTTGCTACTTCCAAGGGCGCTGCGCCAACGTCACCTGCTCAGGACTATGCGATTGATCTCAAAGAAGCTGATCTGGGCGACTATGCCCAGTTCCAAGGCGCAGGCGACAAAACTGTCGTGTAAGACCCCCCTAATCCTCCtgtttattaaataaatactaattcCCTCAGCATCCTCAAACCCCCTCCCAACGCCGAAGCAAAATGCGATCTCCCGCCCACAAGCGACGAAGACGTCCCCGAGGGCGAAGACGTACGCGTCGTGCTCTCTGTAAAGATCGCAGACCTCAAGAAAGGCGTCAAGTCTGGTAACCGCTTACAAATGCTCATTGACGGTTCGACCATCTATGATAAAGAGCTTTTGGGCACtggggatgaagaggagagtaTTTCGAGTGACAAGTTCAAGGCTGCGCTGGATCAGAAGGTCAATGTTATTCATAAGGCCGGGGATAAGCCGGTACAGGTTACGATTCAGGATGCGAATATCAGGAGTGCTATTAGTGGAGGGAGTCGTGGGGGGAGCGGTGGTGGCTCTGGTGGTGGTAGTGGAGGTTCTggggatgatggtgatgactcTGGTGATAGCGGCTCTAGTGGTGGTGGCAGCGGAGGCGGTAGTGGAGgcggcagtggcagtggaaGCGGAAGTGGCTCAGGCGATGGCGACAGCTCAGGTGGAGGTGCTTCTGAGAGCGCCTCGGGCACCGGCGACGAGggttcaacaccatcaagtgTCTCCGGCAGCGACGGCCAGCCCAACGTTGCTGGCAAGAGCTTCATGGTCAGTGAGATCCTCATGTATGCCCTCCCTCTTGCCCTCGCTCTCGTGGGATAGTCCCTTGTGATATTGGACGTTCTTGTATCTAGTTCTGGGTGGATGGGTTGGAGTTGTACATATCGCCGAGCTATCGGATTAATAATGTTGATGCTTTGCTGGAGACAATCTCGATTAGATGACAATTCACGGTCTGCATAATTACTCGGCTTATAGCGTGGCTGCTATGTTTGCCCACTCTATTTCCATGGCTTGTGTTTGTTAAAAGGCATCCTGGTAATATGGGCCTTGTTACAGTTGTGCTGTTGCACTGCGGATGTGCTGTCGCAGGGGGCTTGTTACAGATGCTGGCAAAGCCTGAGGCTTGAAAGGGGCAGCGGGGGGAGACACTTCTCAAATCCTCAGATCTTTAAATAATCCATGAACAAGACTTTTCTTATTTACATCCTAGCTATGGTTATATCCTCAGATGCCCCCTCTCATCCGGCCACCACCTGACCTCCTCAAACACCAATTCTTAGCCTCCTTTTCATCATACAGCCATGTCAACTCAATGCCATTTCCCATAGACAGTCCTTCCGACCCTATTCAAGCTTACTTCTGCGGAATGTAGTTGCTAGAATAAATGCAGTTACAAGAGCCACAGTCCTGAACTATCTTGCGATACGTACTCCCGTCCTTTCTCCTAAAGGTTCTCCACTCGCAACAGGTGACGAGGACGCGATCTGTGCCTGCCGCAGGCTTGACTTCTGTAGTTTCCATTTGGCACATCTTGATTCTTCTAGAATAGATAATCTAATAGCTTAGATAGTATGTTCTTTTGCTAGTCGGGTTACTTAAAGGACAGGGTTGTATGCTGCGAGAGGATCACTATTTATACATTTGAGCTGTTCGTGATCCAATAACTACAACAATAACACACGCTACCTTCTGTTCGCTGAGATCATTCATTAACAAGAAATATGCTCAACATATGCATTATATGTTTGCTATAAACTTGAATTGGAATCATCTTCACGCACCATGTTATGGCAGCTCTTACTAACTGTCGTTATAAGAACAGGACGTCTATGTCGTACAGCTTTGCTAATCTCAGTGGCAAAGAGCCACACGATAGTGTCTTAAACATAGATTCACCCTCAAACGTAGTGATGCTGGTATCCTGTGCCTCTTCAGAACATGGCTACATTGTACAACTCCGGGACCCATGTTTATCACATCACGATTAGTCTATTCATCTTCGTGACAGCGGAGTCATCGCTCCTAAAAGTGTCACCTCAGCTACTTTCGTCTGCTGAGCTACTTCTTTTGCCTATTCGTATTCGGGTAAGTCACTTGCTAGAATTTGTGAGCCATCAACGCCTACAGTGTAACTTCGCAGAATGTGTCAAACAGATCAAGACCGATTCACCGGCCTGCTAATGATGCTGATGCAAACTTCTcaaaactttattaatatagattaCACCTTTGCTGTTTTCCTACTCAGGAACTCCTGACTAAACTCATAGTCAGTATACCCCCTCGCTATCTTGGGAGTATAAAAGTACGTCCTATCATACCCCTCCAACCCAACACCCGTCTTCAAACGAAACACAAGGTCCGGATTCGCGACAAAATATCTCCCAAAAGCAATCAGAACATCATACCCCTTGTACATCTCATCCACGGCAGTCTTAGCTGAATCACTCTTGAAGCCGCCCGACAAGATCACAGGACTTGTGTTGTTCCACAACTCAACAATCCACTTAACTGTCCGTTGACCACCACAGTCAGCATCGTCGTTACCGCGAATTCGTGCTTCTATGAGATGAAGATACGCTAGACCAAGTGGTTTGAGCTGCTCGATAAGGTAGTGAAACTGAGGATCTGGGTCGTCCATGAGCATGCCTAGAAAATCGCTGTAGGGACTGAGACGCATTCCAATCTTATCGGCTCCGATGGCTGCGGTAATGGCTTTGGTGACTTCGATGTGGAATCTAGCTCTGTTTTCGATAGTTCCTCCCCAACAATCTGTGCGCTTGTTGCAGGTGTCTTGTAAGAACTGATCAGGTAGATACCCATTCGCACCGTGGATCTCAACGCCGTCGAAACCCGCTGCAATGGCATTTCTCGCAGCAGAAACATAGTCCTTTATTGTAGTCTGGATATCATCCTCTGTCATTTCTTGAGGAGTTGCCATCGATGGGTCAGCTGGAACAGCACTACTGGAAAGGAGAGGATAGCCCTTCCGCTGAAGAACATCAGGGTTGCCAGCTCGTCCCTGATGCCAGAGTTGGCAAAAGACTTTACAGCCCTTGGCGTGGATTGCATCGGTTATACTCCGCCACGCTGTGATTTGAGCATCGGACCAGATTCCAGGTGCATTGTCGGAACCCGCTGTGCTTTCGCATATGAAGGTTGCTTCGCTGACGATGAGAGTGCCAGGTGTTGATGCCCGTTGTTCGTAGTATTCTATTTGTCCAGTTAGCTTTGGTGACTGAACGGAGTTCAATGGCTTGTTTACTGCTACTCACCTCGTGTCATTGAAGTTGGGCAATGATCGTCGTCGCAGCGGTATCTGGTCAGAGGCGCCATAACGACTCGGTGCTCCAGAGAAGTTGACCCAACGGCCAATGGCTCAAAGAGTTGCGACATGATGTCTCCGTCCGTCAGCAATTCGTTAATCAGATAGGGTCAGCTTTCaaaataagtaagtatcGTGATAGTCACAGTATTGAAAAGAGAGTCATGATGGTATCAACCCCCCTGCAATAAATATGCGTCTCAATTACCCacccattcattcatcatccCCACCACTAACTCCTCGGTGGGTACGGAGTATATCCACCCTTATCGCAATCACCCGGAAAACTTATCCAGATGTCGGAACAGAAGATGCCGATACAAAACAGCTCTGCACCAGCCGCTTTATTCCCGACAGGGACATTCTTGGCCGATGGGGACCTTTGCAGATGCGCTCGTGTCTCGTCGAATGAATACAAGGCGGGGGATTCGGGAATAATGGTTCCTGGCGGGAAATGACTGAGCTGGAGAATTTGATGATGACATTGCAAAATTGATCATCGTTTCTTCCCTAGGTGGAGGTTATTGCGTGTCAAAATACAAGGACTTCGGTGCAGGTGATCAAccctcttcctttctcttgtATTCGGACAACCTGATTCCAGGCGAGAGACACGATACTGCCCCGTTCATTACCATCA belongs to Fusarium musae strain F31 chromosome 9, whole genome shotgun sequence and includes:
- a CDS encoding hypothetical protein (CAZy:GH47) translates to MLFSLVLCTFVLSALASPSTPLSEQKLGGLRYPKQRGKHYDYTGFEPSQKKRADDIIDMFRFAWNGYYEHAFPHDSLRPKYGNYSDDRNGWGVTAVDGLDTAILMEQTDIVEIILDFIPTINFTKTNTPQPTSVSLFETNIRYLGGLLSAYDLLKGPFKHLKVNKDNVDALLKQATTLADTLKFAFDTPSGIPFGSLWIENQTSTDENSLEDGTAYTGLAAMGTLVLEWQHLSDLTGDPQYGKLANRAESYWFSPSSEVWPGLTGGRFSLKTGEILDEYGGWTSGNDSAYEYLIKMYVYDPDRFSHYGERFTLAADSTIKHLISHPSSRPDLTMAAAFTGTQQVNYTEFLACFIGGSFILGSSALDRPDWLDYGLSFSEYCANGYRYTASGIGPTLYSWDLNELAQPENKNQTLFYERAGFFIQEGAFAGGQAPEAVESWYYAYQKTHDQYWRDVAWAYTLAQNRTMRVGGGFASINNVLSPSGDGVRGGIMASFMLAETLKYMWLIQTENKGEWDVLEGGENLFVYNTEAHPLRVAAKKPV
- a CDS encoding hypothetical protein (EggNog:ENOG41) is translated as MRLLRGLVLGLLLERGLSQTEPQPEGDSITTVADPAETDPADVPAPDPSNPSDGDTPDPVDDGPTVIVDDPQPTDGDGSDARIPAPDPTDVDDPSANPDDPVETNTDDEQLAPTDQPAPTDTEPAPAPTDVDATQTDEETPQETDTNGEEATGETDAAPVVPTEALSSAAEETPEATPLASNTADDQVPQTTEEPSAEETEEPTADSEPEESTQQESRNLVAPTKTENSDAKTTDDDGNYYYAPSATEGGEAEETGDSEQTADGTTRKAAATGSGGKEKTTLATSKGAAPTSPAQDYAIDLKEADLGDYAQFQGAGDKTVVILKPPPNAEAKCDLPPTSDEDVPEGEDVRVVLSVKIADLKKGVKSGNRLQMLIDGSTIYDKELLGTGDEEESISSDKFKAALDQKVNVIHKAGDKPVQVTIQDANIRSAISGGSRGGSGGGSGGGSGGSGDDGDDSGDSGSSGGGSGGGSGGGSGSGSGSGSGDGDSSGGGASESASGTGDEGSTPSSVSGSDGQPNVAGKSFMVSEILMYALPLALALVG